A single Gemmatimonadota bacterium DNA region contains:
- a CDS encoding NADH-quinone oxidoreductase subunit C produces the protein MGSAMENQEDRETEDVGGPESEPGPVTTRIRARFGDASVSTGNAVGCESVIAERDALLPFMTFLRDDPKLSFGYLVDVTAVDRLRLDEEIRFAVVYQLYSYKHNRRFSVSVPVPEADPRIGSVVSVWPGANWLEREVYDMYGIVFEGHPDLRRILMPDDFGSYPLRKDYPLHGKGERDNFVF, from the coding sequence ATGGGGTCAGCAATGGAAAACCAGGAGGATCGCGAGACCGAAGACGTTGGCGGGCCTGAATCTGAACCGGGCCCCGTCACGACGCGCATCCGGGCCCGTTTCGGCGACGCGTCGGTCAGCACCGGCAACGCGGTGGGTTGCGAAAGCGTCATCGCGGAGCGGGATGCGCTCCTCCCGTTCATGACCTTCCTTAGAGACGATCCGAAACTGTCCTTCGGCTATCTCGTCGATGTGACCGCCGTGGACCGCCTGCGGCTGGACGAGGAAATCCGGTTCGCCGTGGTGTACCAGCTGTATTCCTACAAACACAACCGCCGTTTCAGCGTCAGTGTACCCGTTCCGGAAGCGGACCCCCGGATCGGTTCGGTGGTGTCCGTCTGGCCGGGCGCCAACTGGCTGGAACGGGAAGTGTACGACATGTACGGGATCGTCTTCGAAGGCCATCCCGACCTGCGCCGGATCCTGATGCCCGATGATTTCGGTTCCTATCCCTTGAGAAAGGACTATCCCCTGCACGGCAAGGGGGAACGGGACAACTTCGTTTTCTAG
- a CDS encoding orotate phosphoribosyltransferase produces the protein MNRKTIAELLLDIKAVTINVEAPYHYSSGIISPIYCDNRLIISCLEERKVIIDTFLEIIDTLDAAPDVIAGTATAAIPFAAWVSNRLDLPMVYARSGQKGYGKEHRVEGTLTAGQKVLFTEDLVTTGGGVLKAVEDVIKFDVDVIGVVTIFEYGLPAATEGFGKADLPKWSMADFVTVLDVMSERGELSDDDREIALDWQSDPRGWGGKMGFE, from the coding sequence ATGAACAGAAAAACCATCGCAGAGCTTCTGCTCGACATCAAAGCCGTCACCATCAACGTTGAAGCACCCTACCATTACAGTTCCGGTATCATCTCCCCGATATATTGCGACAACAGGCTGATCATATCCTGCCTGGAAGAGCGCAAGGTGATCATCGATACGTTTCTCGAGATCATCGACACCCTGGACGCTGCCCCGGACGTCATCGCGGGCACGGCGACGGCCGCCATTCCCTTCGCCGCATGGGTTTCCAACCGGCTGGACCTGCCGATGGTCTATGCGCGGTCGGGCCAGAAGGGATACGGCAAGGAACACCGGGTCGAGGGCACCCTGACCGCCGGCCAGAAGGTGCTGTTTACCGAGGATCTGGTCACCACGGGGGGAGGCGTCCTGAAGGCCGTCGAAGACGTCATCAAGTTCGACGTGGACGTGATCGGCGTGGTCACCATATTCGAATACGGCCTGCCCGCCGCCACCGAGGGATTCGGAAAAGCCGACCTGCCGAAATGGAGCATGGCGGACTTCGTGACCGTGCTGGACGTCATGAGCGAGCGGGGCGAGCTTTCGGACGACGACCGGGAGATCGCCCTGGACTGGCAGTCGGATCCGCGCGGCTGGGGCGGCAAGATGGGGTTCGAGTAA
- a CDS encoding NADH-quinone oxidoreductase subunit B has translation MGLEDQLQENVMTTKVDEMVGWARKNSLWPMPFGTACCAIELMATLASRFDLARFGAEAIRFSPRQSDLLIVSGRVSIKMMPVLKKIYDQMPEPKWVISMGACASSGGVFNTYTLVQGVDQYIPVDVYIPGCPPRPENVIQALMKIQEKVAQAKAN, from the coding sequence ATGGGATTAGAAGACCAGCTGCAGGAAAACGTCATGACCACCAAGGTCGACGAGATGGTGGGCTGGGCCCGGAAGAACTCGCTCTGGCCGATGCCCTTCGGCACCGCGTGCTGTGCCATCGAGCTCATGGCGACCCTGGCGTCCCGCTTCGACCTGGCCCGATTCGGGGCCGAAGCCATCCGGTTTTCACCGCGGCAGTCCGACCTGCTGATCGTTTCGGGGCGGGTGTCCATCAAGATGATGCCCGTGCTGAAGAAAATCTACGACCAGATGCCGGAGCCCAAATGGGTTATCTCCATGGGGGCCTGTGCCTCCTCCGGCGGCGTATTCAATACCTACACCCTGGTGCAGGGCGTGGACCAGTACATCCCGGTGGACGTGTATATCCCCGGCTGTCCGCCCAGGCCCGAAAACGTGATCCAGGCGTTGATGAAGATCCAGGAGAAAGTAGCCCAGGCTAAAGCGAACTGA
- a CDS encoding NADH-quinone oxidoreductase subunit A has protein sequence MSYLPLILLVILVLIVAAVIVTLSSFIGRKKTSASKLASYECGVPLKDSARKNFSIKFYLIAILFILFDVEIIYLYPWAVVYGDLQLYGAAAMGVFFLLLVIGFLYEWKRGALEWD, from the coding sequence ATGTCATACCTTCCCCTGATCCTGCTCGTAATCCTCGTACTGATCGTCGCGGCCGTAATCGTTACCCTTTCCTCTTTCATCGGCAGAAAAAAGACCAGCGCCTCCAAGCTCGCCTCTTACGAATGCGGCGTTCCGCTGAAAGATTCCGCGCGGAAGAACTTTTCCATCAAGTTCTACCTGATCGCCATTCTTTTCATCCTTTTCGACGTGGAGATCATTTACCTCTACCCATGGGCCGTCGTTTATGGCGATCTTCAGTTATACGGCGCCGCAGCCATGGGGGTGTTCTTCCTCCTGCTCGTCATCGGATTCCTGTACGAATGGAAACGGGGTGCCCTGGAATGGGATTAG